One window of the Zea mays cultivar B73 chromosome 3, Zm-B73-REFERENCE-NAM-5.0, whole genome shotgun sequence genome contains the following:
- the LOC100193911 gene encoding Golgi apparatus membrane protein-like protein ECHIDNA-like has translation MSTQQEVTENYANPKTCFFHVLFKASALAFYILSTLFVNNFVIIFVITVLLAALDFWVVKNVSGRILVGLRWWNEINDEGESVWKFECLDGESLARMNKKDSWLFWWTLYLAAAAWIILGIFSLIRLQADYLLVVGVCLSLSIANIIGFTKCNKDAKKNIQDWTRSALLSGSVRSHLQSAFGV, from the exons ATGAGCACCCAACAG GAGGTTACCGAGAACTACGCAAATCCTAAGACATGCTTCTTCCATGTTCTCTTCAAG GCATCGGCATTGGCGTTCTACATACTGTCCACACTGTTCGTGAACAACTTCGTCATCATCTTTGTCATCACTGTGCTCCTCGCAGCACTTGACTTCTGGGTCGTGAAGAATGTCAGCGGAAGGATACTGGTTGGGCTGCGGTGGTGGAATGAGATTAACGATGAGGGAGAGAGTGTCTGGAAGTTTGAGTGCCTTGATGGAGAG TCCCTGGCTAGGATGAATAAGAAGGACTCATGGCTGTTCTGGTGGACTCTATATCTGGCT GCGGCTGCATGGATTATACTTGGGATATTCTCGctcatcagacttcaagctgattACCTTCTCGTTGTTGGAGTTTGCTTGAGCCTCAGCATTGCAAATATTATTGGGTTCACCAAATGCAATAAAG ATGCGAAGAAGAACATCCAGGATTGGACAAGGAGTGCACTTCTATCAGGTAGTGTCAGATCGCATCTGCAGTCAGCATTTGGTGTCTGA